In a genomic window of Callithrix jacchus isolate 240 chromosome 22, calJac240_pri, whole genome shotgun sequence:
- the HOOK2 gene encoding protein Hook homolog 2 isoform X12, protein MSVDKAELCGSLLTWLQTFHVPSPSASPQDLSSGLAIAYALNQIDPSWFNEAWLQGISEDPGPNWKLKVSNLKTVLRSLVEYSQDVLAHPVSEEHLPDVGLIGEFSDPAELGKLLQLVLGCAISCEKKQEHIQRIMTLEESVQHVVMEAIQESRRYYFLSEEAEEGDELQQRCLDLERQLMLLSEEKQSLAQENAALRERVVQPEGEGTPGLTAKKLLLLQSQLEQLQEENFRLESGREDERLRCAELEREVAELQHRNQALTSLAQEAQALKDEMDELRQSSERAGQLEATLTSCRRRLGELRELRRQVRQLEERNAGHAERTRQLEEELRRAGSLRVQLEAQRRQVQELQGQRQEEAMKAEKWLFECRNLEEKYESVTKEKERLLAERDSLREANEELRCAQLQPRGLTQADLSMDPTSPAVDNLAAEILPAELRETLLRLQLENKRLCRQEAADRERQEELQRHLEEANRARHGLETQHRLNQQQLSELRAQVEDLQKSLQEQGGKTEDSILLKRKLEEHLQKLHEADLELQRKREYIEELEPPTDSSTARRIEELQHSLQKKDADLRAMEERYRRYVDKAHMVMQTLEPKQRPAVGAPPDLHTLRTKLRERDVRIRHLEMDFEKSRSQREQEEKLLISAWYNMGMALQQRVGEERAPAHAQSFLAQQRLATNARRGPLGRLASLSLRPTDKH, encoded by the exons ATGAGCGTGGACAAGGCGGAGCTATGCGGGTCTCTGCTCACCTGG TTACAGACGTTCCACGTTCCATCTCCCTCTGCCAGCCCACAGGACCTGAGCAGCGGACTTGCCATAGCCTATGCACTGAACCAGAT AGACCCATCCTGGTTCAACGAGGCGTGGCTCCAGGGCATCTCAGAAGATCCAGGTCCCAACTGGAAGCTGAAG GTCAGCAATCTGAAGACGGTCTTACGGAGCCTGGTAGAGTACTCCCAGGAT GTCCTGGCACATCCTGTGTCAGAAGAGCACCTCCCGGATGTGGGCCTCATTGGCGAGTTCTCAGACCCAGCAGAGCTCGGCAAACTGCTTCAGCTGGTGCTGGGCTGTGCCATCAGTTGTGAGAAAAAGCAGG AGCATATCCAGAGAATCATGACGCTGGAAGAATCGGTTCAGCATGTGGTGATGGAAGCCATCCAGGAG TCCCGCAGGTACTATTTCCTaagtgaggaggctgaggagggggatGAGCTACAGCAACGTTGTCTGGACCTGGAGCGGCAG CTGATGCTCCTGTCAGAGGAAAAGCAGAGCCTGGCGCAAGAGAATGCAGCGCTGCGGGAGCGGGTGGTCCAGCCTGAAGGCGAGGGTACCCCAGGTCTCACTGCCaagaagctgctgctgctgcagtcaCAACTGGAGCAGTTGCAGGAGGAGAACTTCAG gctggagagtggcaGGGAGGATGAGCGCCTGCGCTGTGCTGAGCTGGAGCGGGAGGTTGCCGAGCTGCAGCACCGGAATCAGGCGCTGACCAGCTTGGCCCAGGAGGCACAGGCCCTGAAGGATGAGATGGATGAGCTGCG gCAGTCCTCGGAGCGTGCTGGGCAGCTGGAGGCCACGCTGACCAGTTGCCGGCGCCGCCTGGGCGAGCTGAGGGAGCTACGGCGGCAGGTGCGGCAGCTGGAGGAACGCAACGCCGGTCACGCCGAGCGCACGCGGCAGCTGGAGGAGGAGCTGCGTCGTGCCGGCTCCCTACGCGTCCAGCTGGAGGCGCAGCGGCGGCAG GTGCAGGAACTGCAGGGCCAGCGACAGGAGGAAGCCATGAAGGCTGAGAAATGGCTATTTGAATGCCGAAACCTGGAGGAAAAGTATGAGTCTGTGACAAAGGAGAAGGAG CGGCTGTTGGCGGAGAGGGACTCCTTACGGGAGGCCAATGAAGAGCTGCGCTGTGCCCAGTTGCAGCCGCGGGGGCTGACCCAGGCGG ACCTCTCAATGGATCCCACCTCCCCAGCCGTGGATAACTTAGCCGCGGAGATCCTGCCTGCAGAGCTCAG GGAGACGCTCCTGCGGCTTCAGCTGGAGAACAAGCGGCTGTGCCGGCAGGAGGCGGCCGACCGGGAGCGGCAGGAGGAGCTGCAGCGCCACCTGGAGGAGGCCAACCGCGCACGCCACGGGTTGGAGACGCAGCACCG GCTGAACCAGCAGCAGCTATCCGAGCTGCGGGCCCAGGTGGAGGACTTGCAGAAATCCCTGCAGGAGCAGGGGGGCAAGACTGAAGAC TCCATCTTGCTGAAAAGGAAGCTGGAGGAGCATCT GCAGAAGCTTCATGAGGCAGATCTGGAGCTGCAGAGGAAGCGGGAGTACATCGAGGAGCTGGAGCCGCCCACTGACAGCAGCA CAGCCCGGCGGATCGAGGAGCTGCAGCATAGCCTGCAGAAGAAGGACGCGGACTTGCGGGCCATGGAGGAGCGATACCGTCGCTACGTGGACAAGGCCCACATG GTTATGCAGACCCTGGAACCCAAGCAGCGGCCAGCTGTGGGGGCACCCCCAGACCTCCACACCCTGAGGACAAAGCTCCGAGAACGGGATGTCCGCATCCGGCACCTGGAG ATGGACTTTGAGAAAAGCCGAAGTCAGCGGGAGCAGGAAGAAAAGCTGCTCATCAGTGCCTGGTATAATATG GGCATGGCCTTGCAGCAGCGAGTCGGGGAAGAGCGGGCGCCTGCCCATGCCCAGTCGTTCCTAGCACAGCAGCGGCTGGCAACCAATGCTCGCCGTGGACCCCTGGGACGCCTGGCATCTCTCAGCCTTCGCCCCACCGACAAGCACTGA
- the HOOK2 gene encoding protein Hook homolog 2 isoform X6, with amino-acid sequence MSVDKAELCGSLLTWVGHGAGWGKVSALLLLPRILALVRSAPWCWGWEVQGSSACWTVGLWPEHPPPSRGKSAWKGQLQTFHVPSPSASPQDLSSGLAIAYALNQIDPSWFNEAWLQGISEDPGPNWKLKVSNLKTVLRSLVEYSQDVLAHPVSEEHLPDVGLIGEFSDPAELGKLLQLVLGCAISCEKKQEHIQRIMTLEESVQHVVMEAIQELMTKDNPDSLSPETYGNFDTQSRRYYFLSEEAEEGDELQQRCLDLERQLMLLSEEKQSLAQENAALRERVVQPEGEGTPGLTAKKLLLLQSQLEQLQEENFRLESGREDERLRCAELEREVAELQHRNQALTSLAQEAQALKDEMDELRQSSERAGQLEATLTSCRRRLGELRELRRQVRQLEERNAGHAERTRQLEEELRRAGSLRVQLEAQRRQVQELQGQRQEEAMKAEKWLFECRNLEEKYESVTKEKERLLAERDSLREANEELRCAQLQPRGLTQADLSMDPTSPAVDNLAAEILPAELRETLLRLQLENKRLCRQEAADRERQEELQRHLEEANRARHGLETQHRLNQQQLSELRAQVEDLQKSLQEQGGKTEDSILLKRKLEEHLQKLHEADLELQRKREYIEELEPPTDSSTARRIEELQHSLQKKDADLRAMEERYRRYVDKAHMVMQTLEPKQRPAVGAPPDLHTLRTKLRERDVRIRHLEMDFEKSRSQREQEEKLLISAWYNMGMALQQRVGEERAPAHAQSFLAQQRLATNARRGPLGRLASLSLRPTDKH; translated from the exons ATGAGCGTGGACAAGGCGGAGCTATGCGGGTCTCTGCTCACCTGGGTAGGTCATGGGGCGGGTTGGGGGAAGGTGAGCGCCCTGCTCCTCTTGCCCCGGATCCTGGCCCTGGTTCGGTCAGCCCCTtggtgctggggctgggaggtGCAGGGGTCGTCGGCTTGCTGGACCGTTGGACTCTGGCCCGAGCACCCGCCCCCCTCACGTGGCAAGTCTGCGTGGAAAGGACAG TTACAGACGTTCCACGTTCCATCTCCCTCTGCCAGCCCACAGGACCTGAGCAGCGGACTTGCCATAGCCTATGCACTGAACCAGAT AGACCCATCCTGGTTCAACGAGGCGTGGCTCCAGGGCATCTCAGAAGATCCAGGTCCCAACTGGAAGCTGAAG GTCAGCAATCTGAAGACGGTCTTACGGAGCCTGGTAGAGTACTCCCAGGAT GTCCTGGCACATCCTGTGTCAGAAGAGCACCTCCCGGATGTGGGCCTCATTGGCGAGTTCTCAGACCCAGCAGAGCTCGGCAAACTGCTTCAGCTGGTGCTGGGCTGTGCCATCAGTTGTGAGAAAAAGCAGG AGCATATCCAGAGAATCATGACGCTGGAAGAATCGGTTCAGCATGTGGTGATGGAAGCCATCCAGGAG CTCATGACCAAAGATAATCCTGACTCCCTGTCACCAGAGACATATGGCAACTTTGATACCCAG TCCCGCAGGTACTATTTCCTaagtgaggaggctgaggagggggatGAGCTACAGCAACGTTGTCTGGACCTGGAGCGGCAG CTGATGCTCCTGTCAGAGGAAAAGCAGAGCCTGGCGCAAGAGAATGCAGCGCTGCGGGAGCGGGTGGTCCAGCCTGAAGGCGAGGGTACCCCAGGTCTCACTGCCaagaagctgctgctgctgcagtcaCAACTGGAGCAGTTGCAGGAGGAGAACTTCAG gctggagagtggcaGGGAGGATGAGCGCCTGCGCTGTGCTGAGCTGGAGCGGGAGGTTGCCGAGCTGCAGCACCGGAATCAGGCGCTGACCAGCTTGGCCCAGGAGGCACAGGCCCTGAAGGATGAGATGGATGAGCTGCG gCAGTCCTCGGAGCGTGCTGGGCAGCTGGAGGCCACGCTGACCAGTTGCCGGCGCCGCCTGGGCGAGCTGAGGGAGCTACGGCGGCAGGTGCGGCAGCTGGAGGAACGCAACGCCGGTCACGCCGAGCGCACGCGGCAGCTGGAGGAGGAGCTGCGTCGTGCCGGCTCCCTACGCGTCCAGCTGGAGGCGCAGCGGCGGCAG GTGCAGGAACTGCAGGGCCAGCGACAGGAGGAAGCCATGAAGGCTGAGAAATGGCTATTTGAATGCCGAAACCTGGAGGAAAAGTATGAGTCTGTGACAAAGGAGAAGGAG CGGCTGTTGGCGGAGAGGGACTCCTTACGGGAGGCCAATGAAGAGCTGCGCTGTGCCCAGTTGCAGCCGCGGGGGCTGACCCAGGCGG ACCTCTCAATGGATCCCACCTCCCCAGCCGTGGATAACTTAGCCGCGGAGATCCTGCCTGCAGAGCTCAG GGAGACGCTCCTGCGGCTTCAGCTGGAGAACAAGCGGCTGTGCCGGCAGGAGGCGGCCGACCGGGAGCGGCAGGAGGAGCTGCAGCGCCACCTGGAGGAGGCCAACCGCGCACGCCACGGGTTGGAGACGCAGCACCG GCTGAACCAGCAGCAGCTATCCGAGCTGCGGGCCCAGGTGGAGGACTTGCAGAAATCCCTGCAGGAGCAGGGGGGCAAGACTGAAGAC TCCATCTTGCTGAAAAGGAAGCTGGAGGAGCATCT GCAGAAGCTTCATGAGGCAGATCTGGAGCTGCAGAGGAAGCGGGAGTACATCGAGGAGCTGGAGCCGCCCACTGACAGCAGCA CAGCCCGGCGGATCGAGGAGCTGCAGCATAGCCTGCAGAAGAAGGACGCGGACTTGCGGGCCATGGAGGAGCGATACCGTCGCTACGTGGACAAGGCCCACATG GTTATGCAGACCCTGGAACCCAAGCAGCGGCCAGCTGTGGGGGCACCCCCAGACCTCCACACCCTGAGGACAAAGCTCCGAGAACGGGATGTCCGCATCCGGCACCTGGAG ATGGACTTTGAGAAAAGCCGAAGTCAGCGGGAGCAGGAAGAAAAGCTGCTCATCAGTGCCTGGTATAATATG GGCATGGCCTTGCAGCAGCGAGTCGGGGAAGAGCGGGCGCCTGCCCATGCCCAGTCGTTCCTAGCACAGCAGCGGCTGGCAACCAATGCTCGCCGTGGACCCCTGGGACGCCTGGCATCTCTCAGCCTTCGCCCCACCGACAAGCACTGA
- the HOOK2 gene encoding protein Hook homolog 2 isoform X8, giving the protein MIQLVYVFKSIGAGTAYSKHSMHGDCNLIVNYNWYHFPLSPLYPSTAPARVSPRAQNLHPRPRSAVSAPPGGRRRSGSFSEILQTFHVPSPSASPQDLSSGLAIAYALNQIDPSWFNEAWLQGISEDPGPNWKLKVSNLKTVLRSLVEYSQDVLAHPVSEEHLPDVGLIGEFSDPAELGKLLQLVLGCAISCEKKQEHIQRIMTLEESVQHVVMEAIQESRRYYFLSEEAEEGDELQQRCLDLERQLMLLSEEKQSLAQENAALRERVVQPEGEGTPGLTAKKLLLLQSQLEQLQEENFRLESGREDERLRCAELEREVAELQHRNQALTSLAQEAQALKDEMDELRQSSERAGQLEATLTSCRRRLGELRELRRQVRQLEERNAGHAERTRQLEEELRRAGSLRVQLEAQRRQVQELQGQRQEEAMKAEKWLFECRNLEEKYESVTKEKERLLAERDSLREANEELRCAQLQPRGLTQADLSMDPTSPAVDNLAAEILPAELRETLLRLQLENKRLCRQEAADRERQEELQRHLEEANRARHGLETQHRLNQQQLSELRAQVEDLQKSLQEQGGKTEDSILLKRKLEEHLQKLHEADLELQRKREYIEELEPPTDSSTARRIEELQHSLQKKDADLRAMEERYRRYVDKAHMVMQTLEPKQRPAVGAPPDLHTLRTKLRERDVRIRHLEMDFEKSRSQREQEEKLLISAWYNMGMALQQRVGEERAPAHAQSFLAQQRLATNARRGPLGRLASLSLRPTDKH; this is encoded by the exons ATGATCCAATTAGTCTACGTATTCAAATCTATTGGCGCAGGGACTGCATACAGCAAGCACTCCATGCATGGTGACTGCAATTTGATTGTTAACTATAATTGGTATCACTTTCCATTGAGCCCCCTCTACCCCTCCACCGCCCCTGCGAGGGTCTCACCGCGGGCGCAAAATCTTCACCCTAGGCCACGTTCTGCAGTCTCCGCGCCCCCTGGTGGGCGCAGGCGAAGCGGCAGCTTCAGCGAAATC TTACAGACGTTCCACGTTCCATCTCCCTCTGCCAGCCCACAGGACCTGAGCAGCGGACTTGCCATAGCCTATGCACTGAACCAGAT AGACCCATCCTGGTTCAACGAGGCGTGGCTCCAGGGCATCTCAGAAGATCCAGGTCCCAACTGGAAGCTGAAG GTCAGCAATCTGAAGACGGTCTTACGGAGCCTGGTAGAGTACTCCCAGGAT GTCCTGGCACATCCTGTGTCAGAAGAGCACCTCCCGGATGTGGGCCTCATTGGCGAGTTCTCAGACCCAGCAGAGCTCGGCAAACTGCTTCAGCTGGTGCTGGGCTGTGCCATCAGTTGTGAGAAAAAGCAGG AGCATATCCAGAGAATCATGACGCTGGAAGAATCGGTTCAGCATGTGGTGATGGAAGCCATCCAGGAG TCCCGCAGGTACTATTTCCTaagtgaggaggctgaggagggggatGAGCTACAGCAACGTTGTCTGGACCTGGAGCGGCAG CTGATGCTCCTGTCAGAGGAAAAGCAGAGCCTGGCGCAAGAGAATGCAGCGCTGCGGGAGCGGGTGGTCCAGCCTGAAGGCGAGGGTACCCCAGGTCTCACTGCCaagaagctgctgctgctgcagtcaCAACTGGAGCAGTTGCAGGAGGAGAACTTCAG gctggagagtggcaGGGAGGATGAGCGCCTGCGCTGTGCTGAGCTGGAGCGGGAGGTTGCCGAGCTGCAGCACCGGAATCAGGCGCTGACCAGCTTGGCCCAGGAGGCACAGGCCCTGAAGGATGAGATGGATGAGCTGCG gCAGTCCTCGGAGCGTGCTGGGCAGCTGGAGGCCACGCTGACCAGTTGCCGGCGCCGCCTGGGCGAGCTGAGGGAGCTACGGCGGCAGGTGCGGCAGCTGGAGGAACGCAACGCCGGTCACGCCGAGCGCACGCGGCAGCTGGAGGAGGAGCTGCGTCGTGCCGGCTCCCTACGCGTCCAGCTGGAGGCGCAGCGGCGGCAG GTGCAGGAACTGCAGGGCCAGCGACAGGAGGAAGCCATGAAGGCTGAGAAATGGCTATTTGAATGCCGAAACCTGGAGGAAAAGTATGAGTCTGTGACAAAGGAGAAGGAG CGGCTGTTGGCGGAGAGGGACTCCTTACGGGAGGCCAATGAAGAGCTGCGCTGTGCCCAGTTGCAGCCGCGGGGGCTGACCCAGGCGG ACCTCTCAATGGATCCCACCTCCCCAGCCGTGGATAACTTAGCCGCGGAGATCCTGCCTGCAGAGCTCAG GGAGACGCTCCTGCGGCTTCAGCTGGAGAACAAGCGGCTGTGCCGGCAGGAGGCGGCCGACCGGGAGCGGCAGGAGGAGCTGCAGCGCCACCTGGAGGAGGCCAACCGCGCACGCCACGGGTTGGAGACGCAGCACCG GCTGAACCAGCAGCAGCTATCCGAGCTGCGGGCCCAGGTGGAGGACTTGCAGAAATCCCTGCAGGAGCAGGGGGGCAAGACTGAAGAC TCCATCTTGCTGAAAAGGAAGCTGGAGGAGCATCT GCAGAAGCTTCATGAGGCAGATCTGGAGCTGCAGAGGAAGCGGGAGTACATCGAGGAGCTGGAGCCGCCCACTGACAGCAGCA CAGCCCGGCGGATCGAGGAGCTGCAGCATAGCCTGCAGAAGAAGGACGCGGACTTGCGGGCCATGGAGGAGCGATACCGTCGCTACGTGGACAAGGCCCACATG GTTATGCAGACCCTGGAACCCAAGCAGCGGCCAGCTGTGGGGGCACCCCCAGACCTCCACACCCTGAGGACAAAGCTCCGAGAACGGGATGTCCGCATCCGGCACCTGGAG ATGGACTTTGAGAAAAGCCGAAGTCAGCGGGAGCAGGAAGAAAAGCTGCTCATCAGTGCCTGGTATAATATG GGCATGGCCTTGCAGCAGCGAGTCGGGGAAGAGCGGGCGCCTGCCCATGCCCAGTCGTTCCTAGCACAGCAGCGGCTGGCAACCAATGCTCGCCGTGGACCCCTGGGACGCCTGGCATCTCTCAGCCTTCGCCCCACCGACAAGCACTGA
- the HOOK2 gene encoding protein Hook homolog 2 isoform X4 has protein sequence MAGLEARAGVGRRLRFEAEPAFGGGAGPALGGGTGRRSRPSGRSGLQALAGGGPGGGCGAGALWPGSNLIGSHERGQGGAMRVSAHLVTDVPRSISLCQPTGPEQRTCHSLCTEPDVSNLKTVLRSLVEYSQDVLAHPVSEEHLPDVGLIGEFSDPAELGKLLQLVLGCAISCEKKQEHIQRIMTLEESVQHVVMEAIQESRRYYFLSEEAEEGDELQQRCLDLERQLMLLSEEKQSLAQENAALRERVVQPEGEGTPGLTAKKLLLLQSQLEQLQEENFRLESGREDERLRCAELEREVAELQHRNQALTSLAQEAQALKDEMDELRQSSERAGQLEATLTSCRRRLGELRELRRQVRQLEERNAGHAERTRQLEEELRRAGSLRVQLEAQRRQVQELQGQRQEEAMKAEKWLFECRNLEEKYESVTKEKERLLAERDSLREANEELRCAQLQPRGLTQADLSMDPTSPAVDNLAAEILPAELRETLLRLQLENKRLCRQEAADRERQEELQRHLEEANRARHGLETQHRLNQQQLSELRAQVEDLQKSLQEQGGKTEDSILLKRKLEEHLQKLHEADLELQRKREYIEELEPPTDSSTARRIEELQHSLQKKDADLRAMEERYRRYVDKAHMVMQTLEPKQRPAVGAPPDLHTLRTKLRERDVRIRHLEMDFEKSRSQREQEEKLLISAWYNMGMALQQRVGEERAPAHAQSFLAQQRLATNARRGPLGRLASLSLRPTDKH, from the exons ATGGCGGGGCTGGAGGCAAgagcgggggtggggaggagattACGTTTTGAGGCGGAGCCTGCGtttgggggaggggcggggcctgcgCTAGGGGGCGGGACGGGGCGGCGCTCTAGGCCGAGCGGGAGGTCGGGGCTGCAGGCGCTCGCTGGTGGCGGACCCGGAGGCGGCTGCGGCGCGGGGGCTCTGTGGCCGGGGTCGAATCTGATCGGGAGCCATGAGCGTGGACAAGGCGGAGCTATGCGGGTCTCTGCTCACCTGG TTACAGACGTTCCACGTTCCATCTCCCTCTGCCAGCCCACAGGACCTGAGCAGCGGACTTGCCATAGCCTATGCACTGAACCAGAT GTCAGCAATCTGAAGACGGTCTTACGGAGCCTGGTAGAGTACTCCCAGGAT GTCCTGGCACATCCTGTGTCAGAAGAGCACCTCCCGGATGTGGGCCTCATTGGCGAGTTCTCAGACCCAGCAGAGCTCGGCAAACTGCTTCAGCTGGTGCTGGGCTGTGCCATCAGTTGTGAGAAAAAGCAGG AGCATATCCAGAGAATCATGACGCTGGAAGAATCGGTTCAGCATGTGGTGATGGAAGCCATCCAGGAG TCCCGCAGGTACTATTTCCTaagtgaggaggctgaggagggggatGAGCTACAGCAACGTTGTCTGGACCTGGAGCGGCAG CTGATGCTCCTGTCAGAGGAAAAGCAGAGCCTGGCGCAAGAGAATGCAGCGCTGCGGGAGCGGGTGGTCCAGCCTGAAGGCGAGGGTACCCCAGGTCTCACTGCCaagaagctgctgctgctgcagtcaCAACTGGAGCAGTTGCAGGAGGAGAACTTCAG gctggagagtggcaGGGAGGATGAGCGCCTGCGCTGTGCTGAGCTGGAGCGGGAGGTTGCCGAGCTGCAGCACCGGAATCAGGCGCTGACCAGCTTGGCCCAGGAGGCACAGGCCCTGAAGGATGAGATGGATGAGCTGCG gCAGTCCTCGGAGCGTGCTGGGCAGCTGGAGGCCACGCTGACCAGTTGCCGGCGCCGCCTGGGCGAGCTGAGGGAGCTACGGCGGCAGGTGCGGCAGCTGGAGGAACGCAACGCCGGTCACGCCGAGCGCACGCGGCAGCTGGAGGAGGAGCTGCGTCGTGCCGGCTCCCTACGCGTCCAGCTGGAGGCGCAGCGGCGGCAG GTGCAGGAACTGCAGGGCCAGCGACAGGAGGAAGCCATGAAGGCTGAGAAATGGCTATTTGAATGCCGAAACCTGGAGGAAAAGTATGAGTCTGTGACAAAGGAGAAGGAG CGGCTGTTGGCGGAGAGGGACTCCTTACGGGAGGCCAATGAAGAGCTGCGCTGTGCCCAGTTGCAGCCGCGGGGGCTGACCCAGGCGG ACCTCTCAATGGATCCCACCTCCCCAGCCGTGGATAACTTAGCCGCGGAGATCCTGCCTGCAGAGCTCAG GGAGACGCTCCTGCGGCTTCAGCTGGAGAACAAGCGGCTGTGCCGGCAGGAGGCGGCCGACCGGGAGCGGCAGGAGGAGCTGCAGCGCCACCTGGAGGAGGCCAACCGCGCACGCCACGGGTTGGAGACGCAGCACCG GCTGAACCAGCAGCAGCTATCCGAGCTGCGGGCCCAGGTGGAGGACTTGCAGAAATCCCTGCAGGAGCAGGGGGGCAAGACTGAAGAC TCCATCTTGCTGAAAAGGAAGCTGGAGGAGCATCT GCAGAAGCTTCATGAGGCAGATCTGGAGCTGCAGAGGAAGCGGGAGTACATCGAGGAGCTGGAGCCGCCCACTGACAGCAGCA CAGCCCGGCGGATCGAGGAGCTGCAGCATAGCCTGCAGAAGAAGGACGCGGACTTGCGGGCCATGGAGGAGCGATACCGTCGCTACGTGGACAAGGCCCACATG GTTATGCAGACCCTGGAACCCAAGCAGCGGCCAGCTGTGGGGGCACCCCCAGACCTCCACACCCTGAGGACAAAGCTCCGAGAACGGGATGTCCGCATCCGGCACCTGGAG ATGGACTTTGAGAAAAGCCGAAGTCAGCGGGAGCAGGAAGAAAAGCTGCTCATCAGTGCCTGGTATAATATG GGCATGGCCTTGCAGCAGCGAGTCGGGGAAGAGCGGGCGCCTGCCCATGCCCAGTCGTTCCTAGCACAGCAGCGGCTGGCAACCAATGCTCGCCGTGGACCCCTGGGACGCCTGGCATCTCTCAGCCTTCGCCCCACCGACAAGCACTGA